Proteins encoded in a region of the Trichosurus vulpecula isolate mTriVul1 chromosome 9, mTriVul1.pri, whole genome shotgun sequence genome:
- the LOC118831847 gene encoding cytochrome c oxidase assembly protein COX20, mitochondrial-like: MATETEAGEPGKGKPFKLLGILDVQNVPCARDSLLYGSLGSVIAGFGHFLFTSRLRRSCDVAVGVFILGTLGCWFPCRYNYAKQRIQQKIVQEGIQNKILFESTHLDPERKQIGTKSSNS; encoded by the coding sequence ATGGCAACTGAGACCGAGGCTGGGGAACCCGGGAAGGGGAAGCCCTTTAAGCTTCTAGGGATTTTAGATGTCCAAAATGTACCATGTGCACGAGACTCTCTCCTCTATGGCTCATTAGGATCTGTCATAGCTGGCTTTGGACATTTTTTATTTACTAGTAGACTTAGAAGATCTTGTGATGTTGCAGTAGGAGTATTTATTTTGGGAACTTTAGGATGCTGGTTTCCTTGTAGATATAATTATGCAAAGCAAAGAATCCAGCAAAAAATTGTCCAAGAAGGAATACAAAACAAGATTTTGTTTGAAAGCACCCACCTTGATCCTGAAAGAAAACAGATCGGCACCAAAAGCAGCAATTCTTAA